DNA sequence from the Siniperca chuatsi isolate FFG_IHB_CAS linkage group LG3, ASM2008510v1, whole genome shotgun sequence genome:
ATCTGTCTTTTTCACGTAGTTAATTAACCCTCTAGCATCACGGAATGTGATTAGTCATAGATTTCTGTACACCAATTTGTGTCCCATTCAAAATACTATGGAGGCACCATGTTTGGTAACAGCTGTTAAAATAaagtatgattttaaaaaatgtatgcagtGGCAATATAGCTCAAATTCCAAACCAGTAAAGCAgtaaatgtagttgagtaaaaagtacaatatttccctctgaattgtagtggaagtagaaagtagatcaaaatacatttactcacgTAAGTAAGTGCCTCAAATTtgcacttaaatacagtacttgagtaaatgtacttagttactttccacctctgtatTCCTGTGACTGTCAAGTTGTTTCTGTACCTTAAAATCATCTGAGGTGGCGCCCTCTGCTGTTCCAAAGGTGTTTCTGTTGGACCAGGTCCCATCTCCATCTGGCAGGTTAGCATTGTTGCCCTGCTGGCTCGACCAGCGGTCGCCCACTGTGCACCTTCCATAAATGCTGTTCTCATGGACACTCGCCACCAGTGTCCAGCCGCCTCCCGCAGTGGTCATATCACAGAAAGTCTGATAGACCATGCCATTAGCAGTGGTCAGGTAGTACAACCCATCTGGAAATATTATAGTTAGTGTTAATGAGGGAAAATCTTTATTATcattaaatatatatgtttttgagAGACTTGCAACACATTGAATTAATGAAAGAGTGTTGATGAATTACATTTGTTAAATTTGAAAGTACTGTCAGAAGAAACATTTACCTTCTTGTTCACTATATCTCTCCCTGATCTCCTTACAGCTCCTTGCAACATATCTGGACCTGTTCCTTAATTTCTCCAAATGTTCAAAGTTTGTCTCGATGAGATTCTGAGTCGTCGCAACATCCTTTGtggtttctgtgtgggtaacctcCTCATTTACTGAAAATGAAGCCAGTTTCATTAAAATAAGACAGTTAGCAGTGTTGTGGGAAAGTACAGTGAATGACCATAATAGgaatttgtatgtgtgtgtgtgtgttgtattacCTAATACAATACCTAATGTATTACCTATTTGtgaagaagcagcagctgcaAAGCACACATGATCCACTGACACAAAAACCGCCAATAGCAAAACTATATGGTGCAACATCTCTGTGAAAAAACATATCAAATATATTAAAGATACCATATGTTATCCCATACACACTTGACACAACACTTCATTAGTAAGTCGTAGTAAGATAGTAAGTTGTTATATATAACAGTTTAGAAAattagtaaaaatatttttgtgttgtgttttactttGCATTTCTTGTATTTCCTTATTCATTCTATGTCTCACTGACAATGAAGCTGGTCTCAGCAACTGAGAAAGAAGCGAGGTGTAAATTATATAGTCTCTAGAGGTTTTGGTGGAGAATAACAAATTACTCCATGCTCTATAAATCCGAGGGTGAACAATTTACAGGAGTTTTAACTACAAAAAGGCTGTGTTGACTGTATCATTGGCATTCAAATATTCTGTATTATACAAATTTGCTTTGAAAAAACAGGAGGTTTAAAATATATATCCAACAAAAGAATAATGAAATCCCTCATACAACAGTCTTAATGCCTGAACCAAACACAGAAATCAAATTCTCAATTCTCAACCTTTTAAGACCTTTTAAGATTCAGCAAACATCCTATAATCATCAAAACATACTATTAAAAACAATATCCAAACACTAAAAGATCacatcaaacattttttctATGAGAAACTTCCTTATGTCACATacctgcagatacattttttttttatcttttatttttttttacaaatgaatgacaaaagaTCTGCAGATTTGCTAGTAAATCAACAGGATAATGAAGATGGATATCAAAAATAGATTATTTTTGCAGTAGAGCAATTTTTTAATTGCTCCACTATTTTCTAATAGCCTGAATGATATCATGTTATCTGCAAGTGCCATTTCTAGTCAGTGAAGCAGCAAAACTGATGACTTTGAAGAAATACTTCTTAACGCATTCTCGACTGCAAATTCTCATCAATGTGCCCTTAAACAATAAAACCTGAACAAAACCCAAATTTTGAAAACAAGTCAACTTTCGGTGTTACCTTAATAAAACTGCAAATTGTGAGCCTGTGTTATAGATTCTGTCCTGGGTTGAAAGTGCTCCACCTTGCAGTTGGAATAGGCAGTGAACATATATTTGCCATGGTCATGTGAGAGCAAAGTTTACGGTTTGAGCTAATCATCAACTATAGTGGTCGAATGTTATTTTTACTGTTGCCAAATTTTGGACATTCCATGACAATATGCTGTCCTGTCTCCTAATTGGTTGTGGAAgcagtactcagatcttttacttaagtaaaagtagcaataccacagtgtagaaatactctgttacaagtgaaagtcatgcattcaaaattgtacttaagaacagtacttgggtaaatgtacttagttacaacTTAATGAATGTAGTCTGATATCTGATTTCTGCCAGTGGTTCAGTTCACTGTCTTCTTGAATGTATCAGGATCATTTTCTGACCAGCACAGTACAAACCATGACTACTCTTTACTCTCTgagtgtgtctctctctctgatctatTTTTAGAGGTTAGAAGGACACTGTGAGAGTGGGGTGACAGGCATCCTGACGCCTCTCACTAATAATTCAACTGCTTCACGCAGCAGCAGGAATGAGAACCGGCAGCCAGCTGTGCACTCCCAGCTGTACCGACCACATGTGGACGTCTACTGGAAATATTTACTTCTTATTAATAAAGTCTTTTGATAAGTAATTGTGGTGTTCCCATGTGTTTTTCATCTTAATCCAAGGTCCTTAATTTAAACCCTTCAGAGCtatttgtttccactgttttgCCTTAACCTTGTCCCATGTAGAAATGAGGTTGAATCAATTTTTTTATGTAAGCTGATGTCTTTATTATATGTCACAACATATGTGTAATATGGTTTAGATGTTGAGTGAATTCATCTGGAAGCATCTCAAATGTAGCACGCATGGCTGTTAATGGCCTACAATAACCAATAGCCTCTGTAACTGCATACTTAGTGAAATACTATTGCATTTTATAACTTGAATATTAACTTGAAATAATCTAAAATTACTATTAAAAAAGACCTGATGTGCATTGGAATGGATGTTAAGTTTGTAAAATCCTGTGTTGTCAAGATTGAAGAAACCTGCAAATGAACTATTAATATGATTGATTTAGTATGGTTATGTTATACTTAGTTGAAGTGAGATATGTAtgaatataaattaatatttaaaaggtGAAAAAGTCATGTCTTCCTTGCAACTTATATGtcaaaatgattatttattgGTTGAATAGAAGCTAGGCTGCTTAGTTTCTAGGCCAAATATTAAAACAGTTCCTTCTCAGTGGCTGGGAGCAACAAATATTGATGTCCATTACAGTGGATGCTGGGGTTAATTTTTGTGTCTTATTTTAGGTTTCACTGTAACCTTTTTATGAACCTGCATCTCCCCTGACCCTAAAAATCTCCATATTTCTCACTTAAATTCTCATGTTTCTTCTGTCCTCTTTTATTCATAGTTTATAGTTCAatctctcacactttcactccCTACTgcctctcctttttcctttctcaGTGTTTTTCGGCTTGCTAATCTTATCTGACCTAATTCATTTTTCTGCCGGAAACATTCAGATTAATTGActtgaatacacacactcataagtaaacacacacaccattctcAGACTTGCTCTGAATGTTCTTAAATATAAAGGATATAAAGGATAATTTATTTAAGAGTTGTGTACTTCCAGACATGAGTGTAAGCCAGGATCTGACTAAATGTCTTCTTCATATATCCATAATAATGCAGAGGACCTCTCCCTCTGGAGGGCCAGGATTATTGCGGGAAACAATGCACCGACCTGATCCGACATCCCCAAAGAGACCGATAGGGATTATAAGGTCTTTTGGATGGAAATGGTTCACAAACAGGATCAGCAGAGAAAAGACAGTATGTGGGAGGTCATAGCATATCCATCAGTCAATATCTATAACATGTAAATGCATCTTTTATTCAGTAAGATATTTACAAGGATGTGGAaaccatttttatatttgttcaaTCATCTTCAAACTTATTATGAATGGTTTTACATCTTTGGCCCTTGAGCAGTTTttcaaatggtttcatttgagaAGTTTAGAGAGGCAAATTAGTCTCAGACAAATTAGATGAGGAGTAACTACTaaatattcttttgtttttagggGTCACAAGTCAAAATGATTGGGAAACACTGCACTGGAAAAAACAAGAGGTTGCAAGATAAATCTAAGGGGTTGCAAGATGATCAGGAAGACAGGAacgaaaataaaataataatctgcaACACAAAACGTTTTGGGGGGATTTTTCTCCAGTCTCGTTTCTCCTTTTGTCCTTTATTTGAGTTTTACTGCTTCAAATGACACAATCTGAGAAGTCATTGGTTGAACAGCTTGCAGCTCACTGACCTTTAACCTATGACGTGGTGTCACAACTAGCAATTAGTCCATTTTATAGGGTCAAAAGCCAAAAAGGTCGAGAACTATTGCTAATGTAAACACAAGACACACTTAAATGTAACATAGTTTACTCCTTGTGGCTGGCCTTGTGACtgtgagactgtcctcccaaaacaacaacaacaacaacagcatcatTCATTTGTGAAAATGCCTAAAAGCAATCTACATTTTCTTGGTAAGGACATCTAGCAGTCTTGTGAATAGAGGAGCAAAGGTCGAAGTAGTGGATGTAATAGTGGGTGGGTGGATCTGTCGCCACTATCAACAGCTATCAACTATCAACAACTATTGctgtttcaaaaataaaacctatCTTACATGGCACAGAAACAATGGGGAAatatcatggtttgggttaaaataactacttcgttaaggttagggaatggCCAtgatcatggttaaaagaaaccaatgttgacaGTTGGTAAACGGGAAACAAACTACAGTCTCCGATGTTTTGCTGACTCATCCAACCACCacaacctcctccctctgtgaaCTCTGTGGCTCTATAACAACATCCCACCCTTTGCTCCCAACAGACCAGATAATTCCTACTAGTGATGGGATTTATGGCTCTTTGAGGGGATCCGGATCTTCGCGATCCATTCCTTTCAAAGAGCCGTTCAAAAGAACTCGGATATCACACACCAATATCTGAGTTTGAATTATtctgaaatattgattattacCTCATTTGTCATGTGTGGACTATATTCCATAGGGTTGCACAAATCCCTCTGCTTAGACAGTGACATCACTATTTTGGATTTACCTTTagtacaaagtgtgtgtgtgtgtgtgtgtgtgtaaagctaCGTTGACTTATGTTATTCATACAATACCTACtcacaaataaacatcaaaaacaaagccAGGTGCAATGAATTTCTGTGCAAAACAGCTTTTACTACAAACACTTCCACACAAGAACATTGTTATCACACAAGAACATTttgatagaaaacaaaaaatatttaaagtagataaaattagaataaataaaatggaaatgtctacatactacatactattACTACTGTAAACTTTGTTTggcactgagacagagaggcaatcgcacgtgtttttttgtttttttttgttttttaactggaGTAAGCATGTGACGGCAGCGTGCACATGTCATGGCTCCGCTCCTACCCAATGACAGAGGAACGCAGGTTTTTTTTCCACTGGAGTACTCACGTGAAGGATGCTTgcacaactaataactaatatcaTCACGCTATAAAGGGTTGGCCTGCGCTGGGTGCACCCCTCCCCCTATAACTGTTCTGTCTCGCGGAGGAGCtcatttgtgtgcatctgtgtgaaaCACGCATAGGAAAAAAGAACGACAGAAAGAACGGCTCCCCTCCAGCCGCGACTCGGCTCCCATCGTTCATGTTTATGAGCTGTTCAAAAGAATCGGTTCGTTCGCGAACGTCACAACTCTAATTCCTACagccgctagagggctttgtcacttgaatgtaaacatatgccatttttgggcatttgctgaaatgactgatgctcTTGTATTTCTTGGGACAGTCTCAAATAGGCTGTATGTTACACTCTAAACATGGGTAGTTTTTCTGTCGTTGTTGTCTCTTCTGGTAATATTGTCTTATTAAAATGGGatgaatgtataaataaagtgttcTCCCTGTATGCTGAGACTTCAGAGCAGTAGTTACAGTACCTTTGCTGGATGTGTTCCCGCACCTTAAGTACACAAATCGATTTACAGCTCCTTCTGGAACTCAccgtctcgctctctc
Encoded proteins:
- the LOC122873850 gene encoding intelectin-like isoform X1 — encoded protein: MQKMLHHIVLLLAVFVSVDHVCFAAAASSQIGNTLGIVLVNEEVTHTETTKDVATTQNLIETNFEHLEKLRNRSRYVARSCKEIRERYSEQEDGLYYLTTANGMVYQTFCDMTTAGGGWTLVASVHENSIYGRCTVGDRWSSQQGNNANLPDGDGTWSNRNTFGTAEGATSDDFKNPGYYDIVAEDMSVWHVPNNFPLEHWNLAAILRYHTDSRFLRLYGGNLFQLFKQYPVRYDIGSFNNRGPAIPIVYDHGDRESTKMLYGPNPRVETEPGFITFRAINNERSAMAICSGVKPITGYNTEHYCIGGGGYFHPDQCGDFPSFDWDRLGREQGWSASKEMTEAAVLLFYR